GGTCGGCCGCTCGCCGGTGTCGGCGGCGCGGAGCAGACTCGTCACGTACCACTCCTCGTCGTCGGTGACGCCCGGCGAGGCGCCCTCCGGCCCCCGACTACCCATCGTCGCGGCGGCCCGTCCGCCACCCGGGCCGGCGATGCGACCGTACACGTCGGCGGCGTGTCTGAGCTCTGCCGCCGCCAGGTACGCGTCGTCCAGCGGCGCGAGGTCGCCGCCGCGGATGAACCCCCGCTTTCGGAGGTACGTCCGACAGCCCTCTTTGATGTCGTCGACGAGAGCGGCCAGCGGCGTCTCGTCGAGGCGGACGAGCACGCCGTCGAGGTCCAACTCGGCGGGCGTGTCGGTGTGGCGGCGCCGCTCGCCGGTGCCGACGCTCCGCAGGCTCCCGCAGTCGGGACACGCGACGCTGCCCGTCTCGAAGTACGACCACCGCGTCCCGCAGTCCGTACACTCGCGCTCGCCGCGGACTTCCATGCTCGACTGTGTGGCCGGACGCGTAAAAACAGTACACGAAGCGAGACGACTCGTCGGTGCTGCCCGGGTGGTCGCCGCCGCGAACTCCAGTCCGTCTCGACCCCGCTGCCACCGCGTCCACCGTTCACAACAGGGCTGTCAGCAGGCTTCACAGCAGCTATATCTCCGAACGTGACGTAGACATGTCCGTTCCCGAGGGCGTCACAGGGGGAGACGCTCGGGAGCGGGGAACCTATCGACAGCCGTCCACCTGGAACGTTGCGGTCCCCTCGCCCGAAGGGACGCGGCTCGTCGCCCCCGGCACGCTTTTGTCGGCGCCACGGTTGGACCACCTCATGACGTTCTCCATCGCCGCGGTCGACCCCGAGACGGAGGCCGTCGGCGTCGCCGTCCAGTCGAAGTTCGTCTCCGTCGGCGCCGTCGTCCCGTTCGTCTCGGCCGACGCCGGCGCGGTCGCGACCCAGAGCTTCGCGAACGTCGCGTACGGACCCGACGGCCTCGACCGCCTCCGGGAGGGCGACGACGCCGCCGCGACGGTCGAGTCGCTCGTCGAGGACGACGACGAGGCCGAGCGCCGGCAGGTAGGCGTCGTCGGCGTCGACGGGTCGGTCGCCGCACACACCGGCGCCGACTGTTTCGACGTGGCCGGCGACCGCCAGGGCGACCGCTACACCGTGCAGGGGAACATCCTCGCCAACGAGGCGACGCTCGACGCGATGGCCGACGCGTTCGAGACGGCT
The DNA window shown above is from Halobaculum marinum and carries:
- a CDS encoding DUF7117 family protein, producing the protein MEVRGERECTDCGTRWSYFETGSVACPDCGSLRSVGTGERRRHTDTPAELDLDGVLVRLDETPLAALVDDIKEGCRTYLRKRGFIRGGDLAPLDDAYLAAAELRHAADVYGRIAGPGGGRAAATMGSRGPEGASPGVTDDEEWYVTSLLRAADTGERPTAADVPPRMREARGLAAAEAVLAYRQDVAAYLDDYPDAEARRTLGAVRDRAKRVEALEGDIEPAEADALVAAAVELGRYLITDDLDALAASREQIRREF